A region of the Hyalangium gracile genome:
CCGGCCAGCACCGCTCCGAGCGGCGCCTACGCCATCGTGGGGATGGGCGGCACGGTGGCGGCGCTCACGCGCGGCCCGCTCACGGGGATGATGATGGTATACGAGCTGAGCGGGAACCACGCCATCATCCTGCCGCTCATGGTGACGTGCAGCATCGCCTCCGCGCTGTGCCACTACCTCACCGAGCGCAAGGCGCCCAAGGTGCAGAGCGACGCGGATCTGCTGGCCAGCACCCAGGTGCGCGCGCTCATGCTCGAGGTGGCGCCGGTGCCCGCGAACCTGCACCTGGAGCCGCTGATGGAGGAGCTGCTCTCGGCCGAGAGCGGGACGCTGCCGGTGCTGGACGCGGAGGGGACGGTGTATGGCATCGTCCAGGTGGAGCAGATGCGCGAGGTGTGGAAGGACCCGGCCCTGCACGCCATGCTCGTGGCGAGCGATCTGGCGCGCAAGCTGCCGGTGCTCTCGCCCACGAGCGACCTCACGCAGGCGCTCCGGCTGCTGGACCACGAGGACGTGGACGCGCTGCCCGTGGCCGGAGCCCATGGCAGCACCACCTGCGGCCTCATCACCCGCGCGGCGATCCGGCGCCTGCTCCACGCCCACCACACGCGCCTGCACGCGCGCGGCGAGCCGGTGGTGGCCCCCACCGAGACGACCCTGGTGGGGTGAAGCCGCGCGCCCAGGGCACGGGCGTCCTCATGTGCATCGCACCACAGTCGCCTTGACTCACCCCTTCCAACCTGCCAGTGTCTCAGCGTAGGGCACAACCTGTCAGGTCGGGCGGGCAGGCGACAGCACGCGCACCGGTAGGCTCCGGAAGATGGCAGAGGAGCCCGAGGCTACATCAGCGGCGCAGGGTCGCGCAGGATTTGCGGAGTGCTCGGAGCCCCGCGCAGAAGTTGCGCGAGGTTCCCTTCCGTCCCTTCCGTTCAGTTGGGAACAGGGCTTGCAGAACCTGGTGGGCGAAAGGGAACCCCACCGTGCGTGAACCAGTCATTGCCATTCTGTCGGACCAGAACCTGTTTCGAGAGGGGCTCGTCCAGCTCCTCCAGTCCCAAGGGTTCCACCGCGTCGCCGAGTACCGCTCGGCCGCGGAGCTTTTGGGCGCGCTGACGACCAGTCCGCCGCGACTGGTGCTCATCGACATGGATCACGGCACGGACGATCCGTTCCCGCTGCTGCGGGAGTTCCGCCACCGCGCGCCGCGGACGACGGTGGTCATCATCGGAACGGCGCTGCAGAGCGGCGCGGCCCATGCGAACGCGGATGCCGTGCTGGAGATGCCCTCGGCCGATGCCCAGGTGCTGCGCGCCGTGGCGAACCTGGCGCTGGCGGCCGATCAGGCAGGCCCTGTGCCCCCACCCTCGGCGGAGGCCCTGCACCAGCGCAAGCTCTGGTCCACGCTGACGCCTCGGCAGCGCGACGTGCTGGGCTTCCTCTCCACGGGCTCGGACAACCTGAAGATCGCCGCGAACCTGGGCATCTCCGAGCGGGCCGTGAAGGCCCACGTGTCCGCGCTGCTGTCGCTCTTCAACGCGGAGAACCGGACGGAGCTGGCCGTCCTGGCGTGCAGGGCTGGCATGCGCCCGCCCATCCGGACTCGGCCCGAGCCCGTCCCCGTGGCCGAGCCTCGCACCGTCTGAGGCGCGGGCCGCTCCCGGGCCCCGCTCCACCCGGGAGTTGGTGGCATGGGGTATGACATGCCCCGCGGGGTGAATCTCTCCAGGACGATTCCATCGGATGATTCACCTCGCAGCATTCCGCAACGCATGCTGCGTTTCGCAACAGCAACACATCCAGGCACAGGCAAGCCCGCGAGGGCTACCCGGCCTGGGGGGGGAAGACCGATGGAAATGCCCATGATGGGGAGCAGCAGTGCTTTGCTCGAAGGCGCGAAGCGGGAAGACTCGCTCGAGCTCATCGCAACCAAGCTCCGACTGCCCCTGAGCGTGCTCAAGCAGTCCGCGGAGGGCCTGGCGCAGCAGCTCCGGGACTCGCAAGGAGACCCCACGGACATCACCGCCGCGGAGGACCTGGTGCACTCCGCGGAGAGGATGAGCCAGCTGGTCCAGCTGCTCATCCAGGCCAGCCGCGCCCCGGACGCCTGAGGCGCGAGCCGAGACTCAGGCCACGCCCTTCACCTCGCGAGGGGCGGGCTTGGGAGTCCCAGCGAAAGTTCTTCAGCTCGCGCTTGACGATCACCCTGCCGCATCTGTGCGGTGGACCACGGATGCCCTGTCCACGCATCCAGTAGTGGCCAGGGGTGGGAGCCACCAGGATGCGCGACGGTCGGCCCAGGGTGGGCCCCCAGGGGAGGCTGGATGCTGCGGCGGCTACTGCTGTCCGAAGTCGACACCATCTCGGAGGCTCGGGAGGAGTGGGCGCTGCTCGCCGAGGAGTTCCCCACCGTGGACGTCCTGCCCCTCGCCTCGGGCGAGGGCACCCAGGTGCTCTGCCTCGACGTCGAGGAGTGGCAGGCGCCCGGCTTCGACCCCTTCACGTGGGATCCCCGCGTCTTCGCGGCCGCAGGCGCCGAGTGCCTCTCGCTCCACCTGGTGGGAGCTCGGGGCAAGGCGCTCGCTCGCGCGGCGATGGAGCTCCTCACGCGCTACCAGGGGCTCATCGGCCGGCGCAACACCGCCTCCTCGGCGGACGTGTTCGACCGCATCCTCGAGCGACACCGCGCCCTGCACGATCTGGCCAAGCCCCTGGTCCGCGCGGACTACCAGCACGCGCTGGACACCTGGCAGTGGGTGCTACGCCTGGAGCCGCGGGCCGACCTGGCCGTGCAGGTCGCGGCGCTCTTCCACGACGTGGAGCGGCTGCTCTCGGAGGCCGACGCCCGGGTGGAGCACAAGGCGGAGAACTATCAGATCTTCAAGGATGCCCACGCGGCGCTCGGCGCGGAGCTCACCTGCGCCCTGCTGGAGGAGCTCCAGGTGGACGACACCACCTGCGAGCGCGTGCGCTGGCTCGTCACCCGGCATGAGCGGCCAGGAGAGGACATGGCCCTCACGCTCATCAACGACGCGGACGCCCTCTCCTTCTTCTCCCTCAACTCCTCCGGCTTCGTCCGCTACTTCAGCCCCGAGCACACCCGCCGCAAGGTCGCGTACACCCTGGCCCGACTGAGGCCCGAGCAACGCCCACGCCTGGAGCGGGTCCGCCTGGCGCCGTCCGTGAGAGCGCTGGTCGACGCACACCTCCTGGAGGCTCCCCTCGGGGCACGGGAGGGCGCCGCATGAAGCTCGTCATCTTCGGCCTCACGGTCAGCTCCTCCTGGGGCAACGGCCACGCCACGCTGTGGCGAAAGGCCACCGCGTCGTGTTCTTCGAGCGGGATCAGCCCTTCTACGCTCCCCATCGGGATCTCACGGAGCTGCCTCCGGGCGGAGAGCTCATCCTCCACCCCTCATGGGAGGAGGTGCTGCCGCGCGCCATCGGCGAGCTCTTGGACGCCGACGTGGGCATGGTGACGTCGTACTGCCCGGATGGCGCGTTCGCCTCGCGCTGGGTGCAGGACGCCCCGCTGTGCGTCCGCTGCTTCCACGAACGAGTTCGCGGCCTTCCGCGCGCATGGCGCGCCGCTACGCCTGGGCAAAGGCACCGCCGGGCTCCTCGGACTGTGCGAGGATCCCGCCCATGAAAATCCAGGTCATCATCGGGAGCATCCGCCCCAACCGCTTCGCCGAAAAACCCGCTCAGTGGATCCTCCAGGAGGTCTCGAAGCGGGAAGGCGTCGAGGCCGAGCTGATCGATCTCAAGGACTACCCGCTGCCCTTCTTCGCGGAGCCGACGCCTCCGGCGCGCATGAATGGCAACTACCCGAACGAGGCCGTCACCCGCTGGTCCCGGAAGGTGGCGGAGGCGGACGGCTACATCATCGTCTCGCCCGAGTACAACCACGGGTACTCGTCCGTCCTCAAGAACGCGCTGGACCACCTCTACAAGGAGTGGAGCCGGAAGCCCGTGGGGTTCGTGGGCTACGGCGGCGTCGGCGGGGCGCGCGCCATCGAGCAGCTGCGGCTGGTCGCCCTCGAGCTCGAGATGGCGCCCATCCGGGGCGCCGTGCACATCCAGGCCGACGTGTTCACGGCCATCAACAACGGAAAGCCGGATGCCTACGAGCCGCTGAAGTCCACCGCCACCCGGTTCCTCGACCAGCTCCTGTGGTGGACCCGGGCCTTGAAGACGGCCCGGGAGCAGGACGGCAAGTAGCCAGGCCGCTCACCGCTTCGCCTTCCTCTTCCCCGGACTCGTCGCCTCGGCCTTGAGGCTGAGCACCGTGTAGAGGTTCATCATGTAGGTGCTGTTGTCCGGGTCGAGGTCCGCCGCCTTCTGGAAGAGCGCCGTGGCCTTGGCGTAGTCCCGCCGCTGGTTCAGCAGGATCATCCCGAGCCGGTTGTAGAGCGGCGCGGGCCTGGGCTGCTGGGAGATGCCGCGCTCGAGCGTCTCGATGGCCTCTTCTATCTTGCCGCTCCGCTCCAGCTGCACGACGCGCTGGAGCACTCCCTGGGTCGCATCCTCGCCCCTGGGAGCCGCGGGAGCCGCGGGTGCGGGAGGAGGCGCGGGCGGCGGTGACGGGCTCCGGGCGGGCGCGGGCGGCGGTGGACTCCGGGTGGGCGCGGGAGCAGGACTTGCGAGCTGGGTGATGCCTCGCTCCGCCAGCGACTCGAAGATGGCGTGCAGCTCCACCCCGCTCAAGGACGTGATGCGGGCGATGTCCGAGATGGAGGTCCGGCCATCCACGAACGACAGGATGTAGGCCTCGAACGGGTTGAGCGGCTTCTCCGCGATGTCCAGCCCACCGATGATCCTCGGGATCCTCGCGACGACCGCCGCGTCCGGCGAGAACGAGGAGACGCGGGTCTTGTCGAGGTGCGGAGGCGCTGGCACCTCCCGGGCCATCTGCCGCTCGGGCGACGTGAGCAGCGCTCGCACCAGGGAGACGTTGTCCCGGGGAGGAAGATCGTCCGGGCTCCGCACGAGGAGCAGCTCGCACCGAGCGCACTGGAAGTCACCCTCCATGATGGGCGCGCCGCAGTGAGGACACGCGTCGTCATCCGGCATGTGCTCGAAGGCCTGGGCGTCCGCGTAGTAGTGCTTGCGGATCGCCGCCCGGATCGCTCGCCGCACCGCGACGAAGGGCAGCACGCGCGACACCCCCACCGTCCGGCAGATCTCCTCGACCGCGCGCTGTCGCTGAGGCTCGGCGATGGCGACATAGAGCCCACCCGCGTCATCCAGCCGCAGGGGCATGAAGTCGAACCCCTCCGCCAGGCGCACCGGCACGCGCTCGATCAGCGCGGGCTCGATGCGGGCCTGGGCGAGCTTCGCGGTGGACACGAAGCGCGTCTTGAACTCCTGGGCCAGCAGGCGCAGCACCGGCGTCTCGTCCAGTCCGAGCCGCACCAGACACTCCCCGAGCTTCTGCCCCGTGGCCTTCTGCCGCTCGAGCGCTCGGGCCAGCATCGCGGGCGTCAGGACACCTTCCGAGACGAGCTGCTCCCCGAGTTTGCGCGCCATGCCTGATTCAAGGACGGCCGGGATGCTCCGTCTACAGCAGGAGTGGCCTCGCAGCCTGGACGCAGGTGGCACGCTGACACACCACCGCGCACACGGTCACTCCACGAGCGGAGAAGTCCGGGATCCAGACGGTCCACCACCGGACAAGGAGGCGTGAAGCAGCACCCACCGATGGGAGGCACCGTGAGGTTCACGAGCAAGTACCTGGCCGCGGCGTTCGCAGCGCTCTTCCTGGCCGTCCAGCCCGGATGCGGGGGCGGCGACGGCGGAGGGGACGGGGGTGGTGGGGGCGGAGGAGGCGGCGGCGGTGGCACCACGCAGCCTCCGGATGACAACGAGAGCCGCAGGCAGGGTGAGTCCCTCAACTCGCTCGAGTCGCGCTGGAAGCGGGCGGTCAAGGACAAGCCGACCGGCGTCCCCGCCACCGTCAGCCTCACCGGCAACTCGCTCTTCCTCAACACGAACGGAAAGGCTCAGGTCGACGCCCCGGGAGTGCTCGTGCCCGCGCCCCTGTTCCCGAAGAACCAGCGCGCCGTCTTCTTCGCCGACGCCCAGGTGGGCGCGGAGACGGGGCTCCTCGTGCTGGAGGGCCCGCAGCTCCAGCTCACCGCCGGCACGCTGGGAGTCGTCGACGTGGGGTCCGCGATCGCTCGCACGCAGCCTCCGAGCGGCAGCACCGTGCCTGTCGTCGAGCTGGGCACCTACGACAACCTGAGCGGCTCCAACCCGTCGGCGACCTTCCCCTCGGACTGGAGCGGCACGGACAGCTCCCTGTTCTTCTCCGATGGGGCGGCCGTCCACGCCACCAACCTCACCCTCACCGGCTTCACTCGCGGCCTGCTGGTGACCAGCACGGGCACCACGCCGATCACCGGGAGCGTCACCATCACCTCCGCGACCAAGATGTACTGGGACAAGGAGTCCCGCATCCAGGTGGCGAGCAGCACCGTCCAGAGCCCCGCGTTCGCGCTCGGCGGCGAGGTGGAGGCCGGCGCGCTCAGCTCCGCGGACGTGCAGCAGCTCTCGGCGCCTCCGAACATGCTCAAGGGCCTGGGGGCCCAGGTGACGATCCGCCCCGGCAGCGTGAAGAGCGAGGGTTCCTTCTCGCTCACGCAGGCGGTGAGTCAGGACGGGGCGCTGCTCCTGCAGCCCGACATGGAGTTCGCCTTCGACACGACGCCGGTCACGGTGAAGACGGGCCAGCGTGTGCTGATCCCGGTCGTCTACCGGGAGAAGGGGCGCAAGGGCGACGCCGTGCTCTCGGAGCTCCAGGTGTCGGGCAGCGGCAAGGACGCGGTCAGCGTCCCGCTGGATCGGGTGGAGACCTACCTCGAGCAGCTCTGGACGACGGTGGCGGAGAACGCCATCCCGCTGGGCTTCCTCGCCATCCCGCTCGCCCCCCTGTCGCCGTTCATCGCCTTCGGTGAGGCGCTCTCGTGCCTGTTCACGACGTGCCCCGAGGCCTACCCCGTGTGGATGAGCACGGGCGAGGTCGACCGCTTCCACATCATCGTCCAGGGCAAGCTGGCGCCGGGCACCTACGACGCGTCCGTCACGCTCGTGGGCCGCAACTACGCCCCCGTGACGATCCCCGTCCAGTTCACCGTCACCGAGTGACGGCGAGGCCTCCCGAGCCGGAGCTCAGGCCAGGGAGGCCACGTGCACCACCTGCTGGAACCGCGAGGCCTGGGCCTGAAGGGCCTGCCTCGCGGCGTCGCTCAGGCCGAAGACGATCACCCGGTGCCCCGTCAGGGAGGCGTTGAGCAGCAGCTCGAAGACGCCCTCATCGGTGGGAGACAGGCGCTCTGCCTGGAGGATGCCGATGGCATCCGGATCCTGGCGGAGCACGGCCCGGACCATCTGTACCAGCTCGGCCGCGGGCTGCTGCAGCTGGAAGTAGGACGCCCTCTTCATCCGCTTGTCCACCTGCCCGATGAACTCCCTGGGCAGGCTGAAGAGCCCGTGCCACTCCGTCAGTTCGGGGAACCACGCGAGGAGTGGATCCGGTGGGTACAGCGCATCGCGGATGAGCAGGAAGCGGGCGGCGTCGCCCCCATCACCGTCGAAGGTGATCCAGCGCGCGCAAGTCTCCCCCAGGTGCTTGCGGTCGGCGTTCGCCTCTTCGAGGAATCGCGCCAGCTCCTCATCCGAGACTCCCGCGCGCCACAGCCCGCGCGTGACGGCGCCGGTGACCTTCACAAAGAGACAGCGGCCTTTTCTCCCGGGCCCAGTGGCCCAGCGAGGCGGCCCCGTCGCAGGCCGCGTTGAAGCCGGGCTTCACGAACCAGGAGTCCCGAGCGCCCGCCTCGACAAGCAGGTACACCTCGGGCTTCGCCTCGCGCAGCGCGGAGGAGAGCTGGCACGGTCGAGCCGTGCAGGCAGGAGGGCGCTCACCCTGCTTCTCTTTCTCCCCTCCAGGCCTGCTCCAGCGCGCTGCGGAGCTGCGCCAGCGCATAGGGCTTGGGCAATACGACCACGCTGTCGAGCTGTTCCACCTCTCCGTCCATCGCCGAGTTCCCGTATCCCGAGGCGATGATGATCTTCGTGTCGGGCCTGTCCC
Encoded here:
- a CDS encoding LuxR C-terminal-related transcriptional regulator codes for the protein MREPVIAILSDQNLFREGLVQLLQSQGFHRVAEYRSAAELLGALTTSPPRLVLIDMDHGTDDPFPLLREFRHRAPRTTVVIIGTALQSGAAHANADAVLEMPSADAQVLRAVANLALAADQAGPVPPPSAEALHQRKLWSTLTPRQRDVLGFLSTGSDNLKIAANLGISERAVKAHVSALLSLFNAENRTELAVLACRAGMRPPIRTRPEPVPVAEPRTV
- a CDS encoding DUF4202 family protein codes for the protein MLRRLLLSEVDTISEAREEWALLAEEFPTVDVLPLASGEGTQVLCLDVEEWQAPGFDPFTWDPRVFAAAGAECLSLHLVGARGKALARAAMELLTRYQGLIGRRNTASSADVFDRILERHRALHDLAKPLVRADYQHALDTWQWVLRLEPRADLAVQVAALFHDVERLLSEADARVEHKAENYQIFKDAHAALGAELTCALLEELQVDDTTCERVRWLVTRHERPGEDMALTLINDADALSFFSLNSSGFVRYFSPEHTRRKVAYTLARLRPEQRPRLERVRLAPSVRALVDAHLLEAPLGAREGAA
- a CDS encoding NADPH-dependent FMN reductase, translated to MKIQVIIGSIRPNRFAEKPAQWILQEVSKREGVEAELIDLKDYPLPFFAEPTPPARMNGNYPNEAVTRWSRKVAEADGYIIVSPEYNHGYSSVLKNALDHLYKEWSRKPVGFVGYGGVGGARAIEQLRLVALELEMAPIRGAVHIQADVFTAINNGKPDAYEPLKSTATRFLDQLLWWTRALKTAREQDGK
- a CDS encoding GspE/PulE/PilB domain-containing protein, which gives rise to MARKLGEQLVSEGVLTPAMLARALERQKATGQKLGECLVRLGLDETPVLRLLAQEFKTRFVSTAKLAQARIEPALIERVPVRLAEGFDFMPLRLDDAGGLYVAIAEPQRQRAVEEICRTVGVSRVLPFVAVRRAIRAAIRKHYYADAQAFEHMPDDDACPHCGAPIMEGDFQCARCELLLVRSPDDLPPRDNVSLVRALLTSPERQMAREVPAPPHLDKTRVSSFSPDAAVVARIPRIIGGLDIAEKPLNPFEAYILSFVDGRTSISDIARITSLSGVELHAIFESLAERGITQLASPAPAPTRSPPPPAPARSPSPPPAPPPAPAAPAAPRGEDATQGVLQRVVQLERSGKIEEAIETLERGISQQPRPAPLYNRLGMILLNQRRDYAKATALFQKAADLDPDNSTYMMNLYTVLSLKAEATSPGKRKAKR